A region of Diospyros lotus cultivar Yz01 chromosome 3, ASM1463336v1, whole genome shotgun sequence DNA encodes the following proteins:
- the LOC127797060 gene encoding UDP-galactose/UDP-glucose transporter 3 produces MESHGLRRVLVLAFCVAGIWSAYIYQGVLQETVSTKRFGPDKQRFEHLAFLNLAQNVVCLIWSFIMIKLWSSSSSGGAPWWSYWSAGITNTIGPAMGIEALKYISYPAQVLAKSSKMIPVMLMGALVYGIRYTFPEYVCTLLVAGGVSAFALSKTSSKTISKLAHPNAPLGYGLCFLNLAFDGFTNATQDSLTARYPKTSAWDIMLGMNLWGTIYNTAFMFGWPSASGYEAVKFCKQHPEAAWDIFLYCLCGAVGQNFIFLTISRFGSLTNTTITTTRKFVSIVVSSLLSGNPLSQKQWGSVIMVFSGLSYQIYLKWRKLQRSQKKRKPM; encoded by the exons ATGGAGTCTCACGGGCTCCGCCGTGTTCTGGTGCTAGCCTTTTGCGTCGCCGGTATTTGGTCGGCTTACATTTACCAAGGCGTCCTTCAAGAGACTGT GTCCACCAAGAGATTTGGTCCAGACAAGCAGAGGTTTGAACACCTCGCATTCCTGAATCTGGCGCAAAATGTAGTTTGTTTAATCTGGTCATTTATCA TGATAAAGCTCTGGTCCAGCAGTAGTAGTGGGGGTGCTCCATGGTGGAGTTACTGGAGTGCTGGCATTACAAATACAATTGGCCCTGCCATGGGGATTGAAGCCTTAAAGTACATAAGTTACCCAGCCCAG GTCCTTGCTAAATCTTCAAAAATGATACCGG TGATGCTGATGGGCGCATTAGTTTATGGTATTCGATACACTTTTCCTGAGTATGTCTGTACTCTTCTTGTTGCTGGTGGTGTTTCTGCCTTTGCTCTTTCAAAG ACTAGCTCAAAGACCATAAGCAAGCTGGCACACCCAAATGCTCCTCTTGGATACGGACTGTGTTTTCTTAATCTTGCATTTGATGGATTTACGAATGCTACTCAGGATTCACTTACAGCAAG GTACCCAAAAACAAGTGCCTGGGACATCATGTTGGGTATGAACTTGTGGGGTACCATTTACAATACGGCCTTCATGTTTGGGTGGCCGAGCGCCAGTGGATACGAGGCTGTTAAATTTTGCAAGCAGCATCCGGAGGCAGCATGGGACATTTTCCTCTACTGTTTATGCGGTGCAGTGGGCcagaatttcatttttcttaccATTAGTCGATTCGGTTCCCTTACTAACACTACCATCACAACAACACGCAAGTTCGTCAGCATAGTAGTCTCTTCGCTGCTGAGTGGAAACCCTCTTTCTCAAAAGCAATGGGGAAGCGTTATCATGGTTTTTTCCGGGTTGTCATACCAGATCTACCTCAAGTGGAGGAAATTGCAGAGGTCGCAGAAGAAGAGGAAGCCCATGTGA